Genomic segment of Xiphias gladius isolate SHS-SW01 ecotype Sanya breed wild chromosome 16, ASM1685928v1, whole genome shotgun sequence:
TTTGTGGCTTGTGAGGATGACTAACCAGATCTGATTGTGCACAGAGTCTAAAAATACGATTTTGAAATGTACTCTGCAAAGCTGTTGGATGTACTGTATCTCTCCAATAGATTGGAGATGCGCATTCAGCTGTGACCTCCTAAATCCACTAAAAGTCACCTTTCCTGGTAGGATACCAGTGGAGAATCTAAAAGGCTCACGTGTCAAAGATTGTATTTCTCAAAAAGTGGTTTATGTTGGACTGTATAATTTGAATAGTCGCATTAATTAttgagtttgtgtgtggtggtggatgCATGTATATGTGGAACGGCTCGCAATTTAAACAGAGGGATAAAGAGCTGCCAGTCATCACCTTAGAGTTGGTAATCCTCACCTTCCATGTCCAAAGGTCAGGAAAAGGTTGTGTAGGCCAGTGGAAAATgagtcacagtcacacacagcaACATGTGAGTCCCGGCAGGCTTTACAGTAGCCGCATGTGCAGCGTGAGTGTGTGAATACATCAGTTAATGGGTGCTAAGCTCTTGCAATTTTAAAGGGTAGGTGAGGATTGGTATTCAATGAGTCTAGATGGCACATTGACAGTAGAACAGAACATGAAATCGCCTTGACAGCTTTTTGGCATCAGAACAGATCGCTCTCTTGGACGGAGCGGCTGTTCCCTGATCCTGTGAAATAAACCAGAAGGCCTTGACCCCCATGGGTCGAGAGAGGTGAGCCCATCCCTCCCGGATAGGCTGTAAGTTTAGATACACCTGTCAGACTGATGGTTGTATCACTGTTCACTGATAAACACTCCTCATCACCTAAACCTCAACAAGGCCCCATGCTGAGATGGAATATAAAGCTTGAATTTCCACACTTCACGTTTTCAGCTGtgttattatgtgtgtgtggtgtttcgAATATGTTTGATTGTGCTCAAAAGTGTGCTATAATGTCTGTACTTCAACTGTGCTATTTTTGACATGCTAACAGAGTAcctgatttgtttttacatatcttaattataattatatattatatataatatatataatgatatatttcttttatttcacacatGTATTGGTAGTTATTCtaaaagtagaagaaaatgtATTCTGAATGTataaaaagtacatttgaaaaaagtacaacatCTGTACAAAAAGATGTacttacacacatttattaacaaCTTAATGGTTTCTCAAAACAGCACAGTCAAGTGcgccaaaatgttttttcaggatATTTGAAATCACACTAATTatacatgataaaaaaattgGCATATTGTAAGGATGTGCTAAAAGGCCAAAGTGcaataataagaagaataagagtaaaaaatatgaaaagtaagGGATCAaatttcaaagataaaaaatcctaaatatacagtatgtaatataAGTCatgcatattttcattatagGAAAAAATGTACCTGAACAATTCCAAGTACCATGCATTCACTTGGTAACTATACTTTAATCATGAGTGCACTCATGCAACTTAGTATActtctttttaatataaacaataCGGAAGAATAATAATCACAAGCTCAAGAATAAAAtatcatgttttctttatttacagagTATTTGCctgttattaaaaacaaaataccatTGAATATAATGTGCAACATGCTTAGAGGTCGTGATTTAACAGGAGTATTCCATAAATTGTGTTATGGTCCTTCAAGTCATTGTCTCTTGTCAAACCCTTTGCTTTCCAAGAAGTGATtttaaaactgagagaaaaagcaacaaattctGCTTCACATCAGACAAATAAGCAGATGGGCCGAGTGCTCACTGTGCATTCATTAATAAAGGTAGGAGCAGATAAAAGGCTGAGGTTCCCGGCATGTGAAGTCATTGAACTTTCCATTtcctgaaagacagaaaaactgatcAGAAAGTCGCTGGCAACAATAATTCAATATTCATATCTGGTAAAACATAAAAGGTAAAGAAGTATCTTTGTGCCCTCTGGTCCCTTTACATGTAAATAGACTGTATAACTAttatatttctgacattttttttctatatttgtatgtataaataGTGAAACGATATTTTTTACAACCTTGAACTGCTCTATAGTAATATTTTTAGCGATTATCACTAAATATTTCTATAATGTTATTGCTGcccatgtcttttttttcttgtattttggGTTCCTTGCAGCTTTGTACTTTCTTAAATTAACACAACGAGTAGTCAGACATGTGGCTGAgtttgtgctttaaaaaaaaggacacctTGCATGTGGGGTAAGGGCAGTTCAGAAGGTGCTTAACAAAAATGGATGCGTAGAAAGTTGGCAAGCCCGTTGGGAGATAAACAGCAAACTGGCTCGTACCATGTGGCAGCAGTTCCAGACAGTCCTCCACATCTGCCGCGTTACTGGGCTCCCCTGACAGCCAGTCAGCATAGCCCCAGTGGGATCCATCCAACCAGATAAAGTGATTGGTCTGACAGGAGATTAATGGGTTGCATTCAGATGGAGGagtcatttattttatgcattctCCAGACACCAATACAACCGTGAAATGAACCGCTCTCACTGCGTGACCAGTGAAGGGTAAACGATCGCTTCTTATTTTCATGGCTACCCACTCCCGCACTGAGCATACACACCTCCAAATACCGGAGCCCTCCAATCCAGGTGCGTGTATGTGCCCCGTTGTGCCGCAGTATCATGTTCATCACCTCTCTCTGGATGCGTGGGCTTGTGATGGAGGCCAGGTGGCCACCGGGGAACTTTGCCTGGCAGAAGAACTGCAGGCAGATAGTGAGACGGTGACGGTGGGGAATAGGCCAATGTGTCGACGGTGTGTCGGCTTTTTAAAATACGCCATGGTGCGTCTGTGAGATAGCGGGGAACGTGTAAATACCTCAGCATCTGCAACACTCATTGGTCCTTTGACGAACTCGTAACACTTCCCCTCCAGTTGCACACCAGGACAAACGCTCCACCCTGTGGCAAAAAGGGGGAAATGACAACATTTCCCATCGTGCCCCTCATGGCGGGACAGGCTCACGTTGTTCAGGCCTATCTTAAAACAAAACTCACATGCGTACATGAACTTTTTGGTCACTGTCATCATTCCTCTTGTCCATACTCATATTTTGCATGAGGAGATCCCCCCTGTAACACGATTCCAATTCAAGTGACGGGGTCAAAACCCAGAGTCCTTGTTCTGCCTAAAAATGCCTCTGTTACTTACATCTTAAATTCAGCAGATGCTCATAAGAGGATGCAATCTGAGTTAGACGAATCACGTAGGTACCTTCCAAAGTTTCAACACTTTTGGCACCAAACTCCCATGTTTTGTTACTCCACCTCCACTGCTGCTCGGCAAGGAAAGATGGTTCAAGGAAACCCTAAGAGAGAATCTGGTACTAAAAAGACAGTTACGTTGGAAGATACCCAACTGATTTGGCAAACACAGACGTTGCAGCCTCTTGTTTGCTccagtcatttttacacattaaaatacagGAGCTCTGAACCTGAAGAGGGAGTGGGGTATCATGATCAGAAAGACTGTTCTAGCATTCATTTTACTTTGTCTGCTATGTGACCCAAGGctttcatatatatattatgtttttttcttttttaggttattttttctctttgtgtgccctttttttctctcctttactATCCCTCCTGTACTTAGAGGCATATCCTTTCTTGGGATTGAGATAGCCTATTTctggcttttgtgtgtgtgtgtgtgtgtgtgtgtgtgtgtgtgtgtgtgtgtgtgtgtgtgtgtgtgtgtgtgtgtgtgtgtgtgtgtataagagtgtgtgcatgtgtgtgtctctacgTGTTTTTTCATGTATGTTGGTCACAAGAAATGAGGCAATTTTTACACAGAATCCCATCTCTTACATGTTAGGAAGTGATCACTTCATGGACGAAAAGAATCTTTTTCAATGTTCATCTGAGCATATGAGTGTTGTTTGAACAATTTAGAAAGGTGAACCTACCTTTAAATTTTAGCAGGTTAATcagtttgtctgcatgtgtgcattatgtcttatttacatgttaCCACACTTGTCTTGTTGTAGTGATAATCTTCTGTCTACAGGGTTATTACCTCCTTGTCTCATCAAagtcctttcttctctttcaggGACCCAACCAACCTGAGCACCTCCATCAAGAGCAGGACTGTTTTCCATTGCTGGCTCCTTGAAGAGCAGCATGTCAGGGAGCTCCTCCTCACTGACAAACTCTCTCCCTGGTTCCCCCATCATTACAGAGTCCAACCCCTCTGCTATGTGTAAGTCTTGGTTTTTTTCAGGCTCCATCCCCATCCTAGCCTCCTCATTTGGGAAATTGTTCTCTAAATCTGACATCCGCTCCCCCATAATGTCCAATGCAGGCCCTTCTTCCATGATAGCAACATCTGGTATGACCTCTTGATTTTGAAATGGCTCATTCCCCATCTCTGGATCCGTTTCCAAGATTGGTTCTTCTTCTAAAACATCATTCCTCTTCCTCATAAACCCCTCATCCTCTGGCAGAGGTTCAATGACAGGATCTTGGCTCTGAAATGCTGCCCTCAGGGAATTTTCCACTTCTGACCGATCCGTATTGCCCCCTTCCTCGTTGAATATCTGGTTGTCATCCAGTGGCTCCAACTCCATGATTGGCTCACCCCCTGATTCATAGTTTCTCTCCATGTCAATATGCCTCTCTTCAATCTCCTGGTTTCTTTCAGTCTCTGCCTCAAGGTTCATCTGCACTTGAAACTCCTCTTGGACCTCATTACGCATGGGGTTCTCTTCAGGTTCTGGCTCCATTTGAACATATGGCTCCACCTTAACCTCTGATTCCACCTCAGAGTCTAGGTCGACTTTGAGCTCTGGCTCCATCTCAACTACTGGCTTCACGTTAACCTCTAGTTCAGCCATTACATCTGGATTCAGATTTACTTCTGGCTCTGGATTCACCTTAACTTGTGGCTCTGGTTTAACCTCTGGCTCTGCTTTTAGCTCCTGCTCCACCTTAACTTCTGGGTTTTCTTTACCCTCTTGCTCCACCTTAACCTCTGGCTCTGCTTTTAGCTCCTGCTCCACCTTAACTTCTGGGTTTTCTTTACCCTCTTGCTCCACCTTAACCTCTGGTACTACTTTGAGCTCTGGCTCCATCTCAACTTCTGGCTTCACGTTAACCTCTAGTTCAGCCATAACATCTGGATTCAGATTTACTTCTGGCTCTGGATTCACCTTAACTTGTGGCTCTGGTTTAACCTCTGGCTCTGCTTTTAGCTCCTGCTCCACCTTAACTTCTGGGTTTTCTTTACCCTCTTGCTCCACCTTAACCTCTGGTACTGCTTTACTGTCTTGCTCCACCTTGACATCCGGCTTCAGTTTAACTTGTAGTTCTACCACACTCTGACTCTGGCTCTGCTCCATCTCCACTGGCACTGGAGACAATTTCTCCTGCTGGTCCTTGGAGACAAGTCTGGCCTGTGGTGCAGGATCCTCCACCTCCACATGACCTTGCAAAGGAACCCAGTCTCCCAGCAGAGGGCTCTGATCTTCTTTAGGCAAATCAGGATTTTGTGCCACACTAGGAGGAAATGGGGGCACTGCCAGAGCCACTGCAAAGAGTAAATaagaaaagttcattttgaatTCAGGCAGATTCCCATACCTGCACCCATTGGCTGATGATGGGACAATGGGCCTCTGGGCATAGACATGTGTAAAGCCCCGACTGCTCCTTTATAGAAGCCAGACACCCcaactgaaagagacacaaaacaaataccaaCGACACACCTGCATTTTGTATCTCTTCTCTTTAATCTTGCTTCtctctgtagttgttttgcatctctttgtgtctgtttgcattcatttggtccttttttgtagttgtttagCATCGCTTTATAGtcatttgattgactttccaGTGAGAAATAATAAGATGCTCGGGGCTCCCTGAGCCCTTAGGTCTCTGGGCCTGTGCCTGACAGACCCGTTTAGTAATCTATCCATGCCTACACCTATCATGTTATAATGCAGATTCAACTAGGATCATGTTGGAATTCAGTTATGCATACAATAAAGCATGAATATGAGATAAGACCTGACTGAATCTGTATGAGAAGCAAAGTGTTATCAATCACAAACAACAATAGCAGGAGCTTTTACTGGGaataaaaatcagctttttgttgtgtatttattttgacaaatttaTGCATTGTGTTTAGTCCATTAATTCATATTGAAACTGGATCTCTGTGCgcctacttttacttttggagacaatttaaaagaacaaaatataattgactcacatttttaaatgatccgCTTTCAtttatagttttagtttttggcAAAGCAGTTGAAAGTTTAACTTGAAAATTGATTTAGAAAGAGTTGAGAGAATTTGTGTGTATAATCTCCATTGTAAATCTTGATTTGATTAATCTTTGCAAATAACAGAAAGTACATGAAATGCTGAGATAAACAAGACTCTCTCAATGGCTCATAGACCGAATCACTGgcagatatactgtagtttaaGTCATTACAGCAATAATGTGACTTAAGTTTTGCTGAGACTAAACTCAAAATCTGCAGTGACTAGGAATtgttgagaaaaagagaacCTGCATGCAAAATTTAACAGgacaatttttcaaaacacaatgTAAATCAGTGTTTTGGAGAACAcactccttaaaaaaaaaagaaatctcttACCTGCAAAGCTAAGTGGGAGCAATACCAGTGTCTTCATCTTGATCTGTATGATAAAATCTGAATGATATTTATTTAGAATTGTAGATTGTGATTTATTGTCAAATATGCCCAGTGAGTTATTTCCACAAGTTCATGTGCTGTTATTTCTCTCTACTCACTGCAACTGCTGTTTATCTGGGTTTCCTTATGGTACCCCTAATCTTTATGAAAAGCATTAGTCCTGcccctttttatttcttctctctttcagtaAGTTATAAAACAGGACTATTACATTAACTTATCTTGTCAGAAGATAAGGTAACAGGAACTTACTGTCAGAATATTTTGTTTCCTCGTGCCATGAACTCAGGCATAATTAAAAGGGTCGAAAGTTCACATTGTCAAGGCCCTTCCAAAGAAGTAAACAACTGGGAAAGTGTCAGATAATCAGACCTGACACAATCTCAGTAGAGACTATAAATGTTAAGCAGTACACTATTTTCATATACATCTGTTTCAGAGGCCAGACATGTGCAAAATAATTATAGGTGAGTATGTAGATGATGTTTATTGATTCTTAAATCTAAATTTAGTCAATAAAAAGGTTTGTTGGAGACCAGGGACTATAACTGGCAACTAATGTACAAACCACAAagaacataaatgaaaaaatcttaCAAATTGATCGTAGAATTAGGCCAACTTTGTGGTTGCAAGCAACAAGGTGAAGCCACAAAGGCTTTACGTtcaaaagagattaaaaaaaaatgtttattactGAAATAGCTGGCATGTAATTCTCACAAAAACCTTCCACTCACTTAAATATTATAGATCTGGACTGCCGAAGAGTAATCGCTGGTACCGTTAAAACATTTAATCCCCAGGCAAGACTGGTGAAATTACTTTGTACTTCCTGTCTCTCATGGACGCCGCAAAATGTTGCTGTGATTCAAAAGGGAAAGGGGGAAGACTCAGCAAAAATGATGAGGCTAGGTCAAAACCAATTATATGACTGgtcctttatctgtttccttctctcctactctctgcactcacatatgcagtaatttaatacagccgaaatcccaataaagctgatctcatttacatgtttttctgtttctgttgtcaggcaacagaacaagtataaaataatgacagaaacgcggcccattaaaatgacatgtaaaccaccagtcacttccaagccatttccaagctgctgctctgcactgctaaaatcattattttataacgttgtctgacaaaatcagtAAATTTACCGACAAAGGTGCTAAGAtgacaacactgcctgtaaacgcctCCAGATtacgcaatagaaactgtttgcaccattTGATTTTCAAAGAGTGACGGCTTTTATAGaactggccctgctgttgcagaCCAGCCAAGAAGGTTCACTGTGATACTCAAACCATGAGCATCAATGTTAATTGGTCAAGCATGTGTTGAAGTATTTCTTCAGACTTAGATGTCCAAACAGGAACTAGGGTTCACTTTATCAGAATGAATATTTATTCTGATCAGTCACCCAGTTTTGGGGATTTGTGGTCAAATCCTGATCCTCTGATGCTGTGACGCCTTTGAAAACCTATTTTGCGAGATGACCCTCTGGAAGTCGGCGTTGTTGATTTGCTAACATGTGGCCCATCTCTCTGGCCTTGATTATCAAAGATATCTTCACCCACAGGACTGCTGCTTACCAAGATTAGTTTACACCAACAGGTGATGGATGTAAACAAGAGGAACTAGACAATTTATTTGACATGATTTTTTAggtattttttgcctttattttacaTGAAACAGGATGTGggtagagagagggaatgacatgcaacaagggTCCTCAGCAAAAGTCGAAGTGGGGTTGCTGCGGTTCTGCAGTAATAGATCAAAGACCGCAATGACATCCCTGGTCCATAGGAGTTTACGTGGGCTAGCGTGGGCCACTAGGTTGTCGCTACATGTGTGTGCTACAAAGCAGAATTGAAATCAACAAGATTTACATGTAAGTTTAATTAAACTCGTGGTTACTTAACCTCTGTCCTCAGGTATCATGAGTTAGGCGTCCTAGTAAAGGTGTcttattaaaacactgtgaggctttaataatgacattttaactACACCAGCACTGGTAGACACTTTGAGAGGCCAAATCTCCTTTCAATAAGCCTTAGAAACTTccattaaaactttaaatagttttaattgTGAAAGATACATCTTCTGATTGCGCTAGgacacatcatcagtgatgtgACCAGGAGTCCTCGGATGTTTCAGCTCTCACAACATCAGACACCCTCAAACAGGCTACGCAGCCGTGGTTGATCAGGCCCCGATTTGCATCCCAGTAGCAACTGCCTACGGATAAGCCCTGATTGATTGATACAAAGCCACCCGGTGGCTTTCTCTGTGGCTTCGCTTGCGGATCGGGTGGCCCTTTTCTTTGCCTCGCCCAAATGTCCTGCCAAGCCTCTGCAGCCAACCTCTATGGGCTCATAGTGCGTCTTCTAAGCTCTCTCCTGGCACTTCTCCACCAGTTCCTGTTACTTTCCGCACTTCCTCTCATGGGCTTCTTCAATACGCTCTTCCCAGTGCACTGTCCAGCATGATCGGTTTTTTTTTCGTCAACTCAGACGTGATAATCATGTCTGCTTGGAGTGATGTTGCTATGATGTGCTGTGGAAACTTCAGCTGCTCGCCCAGATCGACATGCAGCTGCCAGTCAGAGGCGGTGTAGAGAATACCCATCCTTGCTTTTGGTTGTGGGAGGGGTTCCTCTCCAGCTTTGACAAGATTATTGTTAAAGTCTGttggttgatttttttccctttttgttagAAGGCACATGTTCATTTCGCTTGATTTAATCCTGCTTGAACTGGCCTTGCTGTCATTAAAGAATATCTCATATAAAACTCACTATCTGGGAGAGTTtgtttaaaacatgtttgtggGCACTGAGCTGTGTTGTGAtggctgtgcgtgtgtgttactgtgtgttacaAGACATCAATTTGTCCTGctcacagcagagcagcagctgggatTGCTGGCTGCGAACAGGTGCTGCAGCCGAGACTTTGCGAGTCACTATTTCACTCTTATtctctgtgtgcgtttgtgcacACGTGCCTGCACGTATGGCCCCTGTGtgggtctttgtgtgtgcatatggcCACAAATGTAAGCATGTGTCAAGCATCAGCCAGAAGGAGCAACAATGTGCTTGTTGTACGGGCGCTGGTGGTGAGAAACCTAATAGCGAAGGACACAGTAGCTCAGCCAGCAGCTGTTTCATCTCTGCACCTCCTATTACACTCATCACTGGTGACATGTGGAAAACTCACAGCCTCACTAACCAGGGTGAGTTTCATCTTTTCACATCCAATTCAGTGGAggattaaatgataaaaaaaaagaagaaatttcagaaaaatgatgtgaataaatgcaaacacagaaGGCAGTTAAGATTAAAGTGAGactatatttatttgttaacaAGGAGTGAACGCTACTGCTGGAGGTTTTACGTACCATTGTACAGAAGAGTTTGGCAAAAAGCTGTAAAGTAAAACCTTCCATATTTTACAGGTTTAGAGTTTTTATTGCCACCTTGATTGTTTACCACAATCAGGAATGAAACATTTGATTCGTTTTCGTATCATATCAGCATGGGCACTGGTTCTTTTGGGAGCTTTGTAGTGCCTGTATTTGGAAAACTTTACACAGTTTCTGcatcaaaaaattaaacagcaccTTGACGAGGTCAAACTATGGCTCATGGGAAACTTGGAGCTTATTATCTTAGTTTTAATTTGTATGTAATCTTTACATGTATATAAAcagtacatatatgtatatatatttatttatttatttatatatatatatttttttaactttcccCTTTGACTTGGTGAGAGTTTAGTGATGATTGTTGTATTCCTTGTGTTGGTTtgatgcagtggtggaagatctttaacttgagtaaaagtagcaacacAGTCTGAAGAAAATACTACAAGTCCTGCACTGAAtattttgcttaagtaaaataCAGAAGTACCAATggcaaaatgtacttgaagtatcTAAAGCAAAGCACTCTTTATGCTGAATAGCTCCTGTCAATGTTATTATACtgttggattattattattattaattattcattaatattttagcAGTCTAACACTGCATTATTTTAccactttatatactgctgagTTTCTTAAATGTGTGATCTTTTACGAACtgattgtattttaaatttttaaaatctaaaccTGCAGAATAACTAGTATCTAAAACAGCCGTCAACAGATGTAGTGGAGAAATAAGTGCTATTTTTTTGACTCAGGGGTGTAGTGGAGAGGAAGCATAGAGTGGCATAAAATGAACATATTcaagttaagtacaagtacctcaaaaagGTATTcaagtatagtacttgagtaagtGTAACTatacttccaccactgctctGATGGAAGTGTGATGCTGCCTCTGTTTGCAGGGAGGACCACAGAGTTAAAAAGTATCGGACTTTATTGTCTCATCCTGATTcctgggcatttttttttagtcgtCTTATCTTTCTCataatgtcaaacaaacaattaaaacaaacaaatagatacataaataaataaataccagAGGCGCTGCGACATTAAGACACTCAAAATAGAGCTCATGTGTCCCCTGCTTGCTCTGCCTGCTCAGAGGACGTTGGTCTCCCTGAACTTCGGGACGGCTGCAGATCTCCCGCCTGTGCGCGCCCCCCCGTCCCCGTCCCCGTATCCCTGAGGGATACGCGAACGCGCACTCGCAGATGAAACTTGAAGAGGCTGCAGAGGGGTCCGGGGTGAAGATCTAGTCTCATCCGAAACCAGCGGACATCCTCAGACCTCAGGACGGATCCGAACTCCTGAGTCCGCGGCTGGAGATGAACACCATGAAGTTGCTGGCGATGCCTCTTCTCATCGCGTTATTGCAGGGTGAGTTCGTTTTCTGGCTTTAAAAACTTTGCTAAGTAATTAGTAATAACGGGAAGAGAAGCTGTGATGGGCTTACTTACCATAATAGACCCACTGCGAAATGTATGTGTAGGCACATTTATGACATGTACAGGCACATGTGTTGAGAAGGAGCTTTTTACCTTCTGGTAAACTACATTTCCACAGTctgtgatgggttttttttttacaggctaCTCTATTGTCTCTATTTGAAACTGTTTGCATCAGTTTAGTCTCAAATTAATTTCAGAAAGTATTGGGAAGTTTCTAAAGGTGtgcacaaaagaaacaaagacctAATGTCAGAGTTCTATAATtgagttttttaaaatagaagttgatgaaagtttttaatattttatttggacCCTCCTCTTAGAAAACAACGGCAAAACCCTCATCCCCAGTATTTCAGCAATATTGGTACCACTCGATTTATCATAAAGGGGCCACATGCAGAATTTGCATTGGGTGTACCATGGCCTTCACATTTAACTGTAATATGTTATAATgagttgtattatttttttatttgtaaaaattaaaagacttTCCTGTGCTCTCCCTAAAAAAGTCAGACATCCCTCCCTTCAGTCTTCCTCTCTAATATTTTCCATACAGTCCCTTAGAAATGCTGCATAATGATGGGATTTAGGAATAATTTACCAGTTAGCTAAAGCGTTTTTATGAAagagatgttttatttaaatgatgcATGATTCAACTGGCTTGGTGCCACACGTTTTGCCGATCAGCGGCAAATTGTTTACTGTGTTCATCTCTGATGTTTTCAACATGAAGTGACGTGAAAGGGTCTGTTTTACCGATGATTAGTTTGTGTGGTTGAGCTTCTGCATAACCCTGCGGGAGACGGCATCCGGAGCTGAGATTGTGCAGGGAGTGGTTGTGGCTGGGCCTCATGTTTACATTGAACGCGCTCTGATGCCGTATCAACCCGAGATCCGCAAACTGATGAGACACGTCGCAGGGCCCAGCCCGGGAGCATGAGGTGCCACCGTTTCAGTTTGAAGATAGCCCCTGAGTGACCCCGCCGTTAATTTGACTGAGATGAAAATGACCACTTGCTatctgaaaaaatgcatttgaagtTGCTGTGGGAATTTTAGAGGGCAGAGGCTGCTCTCCAGACAACATGCTTTGTGTCAATAATTGCAGCTTtgacgtgcgtgtgtgtgtttgtgtgtttgtgtgtgttttgatcttTCTTGAATTTACTCATAAGGCCTTCACTTAGAAGAAAAGATTGAAATCTTCATCTTCTGTTTGAACAAAGCTAGTTAAGAGATGTTTTTGGGATATTTGGGGCAAAATACATTTCTCATTAGTTTCCAGTGTATTGTCGACAATCTTAGACacaaaaatgttggaaatgcatttcaaattaattgcatttaaaaCATCGGTGACAGTCATTATGGACaatataatactgtatgtccatgaacgttttttttttcttcgcaATGTATTTTACAATATATTGCATGTATGTTCACATATGGTTTCTGTTTACATGGGTGGAGATCAGTTCATTGCAAGGAGTTTAGTGTTAAAtcagaattaggtttaggttaggctGAAGGTCAAAGTAGAGCATACGGTGCAGAGGGCTTAGGGTTAAGGGTTCAGTCAGTGTCGATCCTCACAAGTGTGTGATactgatgtctgtgtgtgtgtgtgtgtgtgtatgttgtgccAGCTGAGAGGGGTCAGGTTACTGCCATAAAGAGCTGCTTTGTATAAATAAGAAAAGCATCCTTGCCATGCATGTGTGCgccacactcagacacacacatgcacacacacctacatacctacacacacacagacacacacacacacacaagcacacacacacacacacacacacacacacacacacacacacacacacacacacacacacacacacacacacacacacacacacacacacacacctacgcACAGTGAAAGCCTTTCTCCTTGAgctttttccctccctctccattcTACCAAAGA
This window contains:
- the LOC120801653 gene encoding aggrecan core protein-like isoform X2 → MKTLVLLPLSFAVALAVPPFPPSVAQNPDLPKEDQSPLLGDWVPLQGHVEVEDPAPQARLVSKDQQEKLSPVPVEMEQSQSQSVVELQVKLKPDVKVEQDSKAVPEVKVEQEGKENPEVKVEQELKAEPEVKPEPQVKVNPEPEVNLNPDVMAELEVNVKPEVEMEPELKVVPEVKVEQEGKENPEVKVEQELKAEPEVKVEQEGKENPEVKVEQELKAEPEVKPEPQVKVNPEPEVNLNPDVMAELEVNVKPVVEMEPELKVDLDSEVESEVKVEPYVQMEPEPEENPMRNEVQEEFQVQMNLEAETERNQEIEERHIDMERNYESGGEPIMELEPLDDNQIFNEEGGNTDRSEVENSLRAAFQSQDPVIEPLPEDEGFMRKRNDVLEEEPILETDPEMGNEPFQNQEVIPDVAIMEEGPALDIMGERMSDLENNFPNEEARMGMEPEKNQDLHIAEGLDSVMMGEPGREFVSEEELPDMLLFKEPAMENSPALDGGAQVGWVPEREERTLMRQGGWSVCPGVQLEGKCYEFVKGPMSVADAEFFCQAKFPGGHLASITSPRIQREVMNMILRHNGAHTRTWIGGLRYLETNHFIWLDGSHWGYADWLSGEPSNAADVEDCLELLPHGNGKFNDFTCREPQPFICSYLY
- the LOC120801653 gene encoding aggrecan core protein-like isoform X4; this encodes MKTLVLLPLSFAVALAVPPFPPSVAQNPDLPKEDQSPLLGDWVPLQGHVEVEDPAPQARLVSKDQQEKLSPVPVEMEQSQSQSVVELQVKLKPDVKVEQDSKAVPEVKVEQEGKENPEVKVEQELKAEPEVKVEQEGKENPEVKVEQELKAEPEVKVEQEGKENPEVKVEQELKAEPEVKPEPQVKVNPEPEVNLNPDVMAELEVNVKPVVEMEPELKVDLDSEVESEVKVEPYVQMEPEPEENPMRNEVQEEFQVQMNLEAETERNQEIEERHIDMERNYESGGEPIMELEPLDDNQIFNEEGGNTDRSEVENSLRAAFQSQDPVIEPLPEDEGFMRKRNDVLEEEPILETDPEMGNEPFQNQEVIPDVAIMEEGPALDIMGERMSDLENNFPNEEARMGMEPEKNQDLHIAEGLDSVMMGEPGREFVSEEELPDMLLFKEPAMENSPALDGGAQVGWVPEREERTLMRQGGWSVCPGVQLEGKCYEFVKGPMSVADAEFFCQAKFPGGHLASITSPRIQREVMNMILRHNGAHTRTWIGGLRYLETNHFIWLDGSHWGYADWLSGEPSNAADVEDCLELLPHGNGKFNDFTCREPQPFICSYLY
- the LOC120801653 gene encoding aggrecan core protein-like isoform X6 codes for the protein MKTLVLLPLSFAVALAVPPFPPSVAQNPDLPKEDQSPLLGDWVPLQGHVEVEDPAPQARLVSKDQQEKLSPVPVEMEQSQSQSVVELQVKLKPDVKVEQDSKAVPEVKVEQEGKENPEVKVEQELKAEPEVKVEQEGKENPEVKVEQELKAEPEVKPEPQVKVNPEPEVNLNPDVMAELEVNVKPVVEMEPELKVDLDSEVESEVKVEPYVQMEPEPEENPMRNEVQEEFQVQMNLEAETERNQEIEERHIDMERNYESGGEPIMELEPLDDNQIFNEEGGNTDRSEVENSLRAAFQSQDPVIEPLPEDEGFMRKRNDVLEEEPILETDPEMGNEPFQNQEVIPDVAIMEEGPALDIMGERMSDLENNFPNEEARMGMEPEKNQDLHIAEGLDSVMMGEPGREFVSEEELPDMLLFKEPAMENSPALDGGAQVGWVPEREERTLMRQGGWSVCPGVQLEGKCYEFVKGPMSVADAEFFCQAKFPGGHLASITSPRIQREVMNMILRHNGAHTRTWIGGLRYLETNHFIWLDGSHWGYADWLSGEPSNAADVEDCLELLPHGNGKFNDFTCREPQPFICSYLY